AAGAACTGCTCACCAGTTATCACCAGAGTCAGTCCGTTGGTTTCGAGGCCGACGTAGGTCAACAGATACAGGAGCACGACAAACTGAGAGGAAGAGCACAGAAGAAAATTAGATTGTTAAGTTGAATTATTCAATAATGTTTCATTAGTCCCTGTGGTGTGATGGATGTACTGTCGATCCCTCTGTGAATCAACACCTCCACTATGCAGCTCTTTCAGGTCCTGGTTTTGCTGATCGATactaaacaaaaaataagagTTGATTTAAAACTGTGGGGAACTGCTCACAGTCATATGCCCGTAAGAGCTGACAGTGCACTGCCTGCCCAGTGTTGTGGTATCAGGTAGTGTTGTGCATTTCTGTCAGTGTATTATCTTTCTTAATACTTTAGTTTGGTGAATCCTCTATGggcttctgttttatttatgttttgcactgGGGTTGTATTTAATCATCACACTCAGACCTTAATGGAGTCGATCACGCTGTCGATGAAAATCAGGCGTTTGATCTCTGTGACAGCAAACGCGATCAGCAGCACCACCTCCTCTACCAGCATCACTGTCTCCTTATCTGTCAGAGTGCTGTCATTATCCAGATATGACCTGGGGACGGAGAGACACACGTGGACTGAGGCCCTACATTTAGCCACAAGTGCAGCATCCCTGAAAGCTTCAACCCATAGAGAGTAGTAGGAAAAACAAACCAGCGATGTCTGGACTCACTGGAAGGGGTGCACCCCGGGGTTCCAGCGCAGCACCTCCAGCAGCTTATAGTAGAGACGGAGGGGGAAGGTGACACACATTGCACCAAGACAAACGTGGGAGAGTACGGTGATGGCGCTGAGCTGGAACACACTGGCCAGACCGATCACCAGCCCCGTGAACACCACACCGGTCCTCCTCACGTTCCGCCAATACACCAGATCCACAACTGCCcaagaagacacacacatgttagAAACAGGCAAAGAACAGGTGACAGGAGAGATGGATGACAGTAGGGAGAGCACTACTTTTTAAGAGGCTCAGACTTTGTTTAAGGTCGTTTCATATCAGTTTTCCAAAGCCCTGTGAAAGTGACACCGCTTCgagatgcagtgtgtgtgtgtgactgtcacTCCTCATTCAAATGACTCATGTGATCCTTTAGCTCCCTCTGTTTATTACAACAAGAGAGCTGGTGCTGAcacacatcactgtgtgtgcCGGAGACGTTTGAGGTATATGAGAGGAAAATGAGCAGGAAATTATTCAAAAACATAGTTTTTGAGAATTTAAGAACAGTTTTGGACTGGTCAGACACTCTGTTTGAACTATATGAGCAGTTTTAAACAGCAACTACACCATCAAATGTGCTGTGTTGTCTATTTGGCTTTATGttccaagaaagaaagaaagaaaacatgtgacatgaggaaagataatgaaaataacatgaGCCTTACATACAAATCAAGGACATCCCAAACAGTAGCATCTTTTTGTTCATCTCCTTTCTTCCCAAAATAGAAGATATTTTGAGAAAAAATATGTCTCTGAACAATTGTGTTGCTTCTAATAATGCCCATTTCTGAATGAGTAATGAATAAAAGAATAATTCCACGATGAGTCACAGTATGATATTAGATCTTCAACCGCCAAAACATTAAAGGAGCCTCCAAACTCCAGCGATAATCTCAAGGTAATTATCTGATTAAAACAAACTCTTGGGATCTCACACTTAAACATATACATAGgaaggcacacacaaacaacaacttgGACAAGACTCTGGTGAGGCAGAAACATACTTGTGCCGTCACACCAATGAAGTTCAACTCTGATTCTAGTCATAATAGCAACAAATATCCCCGACAAGACAACACTTATAAAGCTTCTTTTCTCATGGGACAATCTGGATCTTTAAgaatcaaacaaacaacaacattcaATCAGCAATAAGATCTCATTTAGTttcttctgtccatctgtctacCAAATGAAAGACATGCTGCACTCAGTATGTGACTGGTCATCCTGTCTGTATTCACACCTGcccagcagaacagaacagaaaaaaaaagaaattctgtcttcctcctccacctgacagctGGACTCTGTACAGCTCCCTGTCTGCTCTGATTCACTTTACTTAAAGCTGTCACCATTTATTTCCTTACGTTTGGTGGCCATTTCAGCTGCGATCcttcttgttcttcctctcttcctttgcACTTCCACTGTTGGCTTCCACCCTAGGCTTTTTTTGGCCACCCCAGCTCCGTCAGCAATATAAGGCCTGGCTGGCCTAATTTTATCCTGTATTGGATACCCCCAGTTtggattcacacacacacacacacacacacacacacacacacacacacacacacacacacacacacacacacacacacactccaattGGGAACCTGAGACATCAGCATGTACGTGTCCCTCAGCTTTCAGAGACTCTCTCAGCCAGCTGGTGGCCGACCTGGACCCAGAGGCCTTCGCATGCAGCCAGAGAAACAGCTTTTAATGTCAAATTCATCACCAGTCAGGAGTAATAAGAACACAGCCAATGTCAGCaggctgctgcctcctccagcTATACACTGCAGCATTCATGACAAACTGTTGAATTTATAATAGAGCCTGAATCATAACTAGAAATACAGTGCTTCACTTATCACACTTATCAAATGCAGGTTAGAAAGACATGCAGACACGTTCCTCTGCAGGTTCATTATGTGAGATATACGTAGCCTTTAATTTCTGCTTCATGCAAGTGTCTCTGATGACACTATAGGCAGATAGCTGTGTCTATACCAACAGTAATAtccagttgttgttgttacaaTATGGTACAGTACAATAGATACTGCATGGTGCACACTATTGTGGAGGATATATGTGCACTCTTATAGCATGTCCTTCGCATTGGTTTGCTCAAATTCctccacatttttttaatgttcttgtTACTCAATGTAGAATGTTTCACAACAGATATATTTCTATATAGACAGCTGATTTCATATGGTTTATTATTTATGGTTGATTTATGTTGTTGTATAGTGTACACATTTCATACATATATCTAGGATATTTGTTATTTCCCTTTTCTATTTTATTACTGTTCTACAATGGCAGCAACTGCAACTGACCCAATTTCCCCTcgaggatcaataaagtattctgattctgatgctgaGATCATTCATTTTGCTTTAGTATGACGTGGCTGCTCAAACTCCTAAcagcacattttacagctgtgaGTAAAGATGCTAATCTGTTATATTGTCCCTTCATACTAACACTCGCAGGTGTGGGAATCCACGATGTTCAGgtctctcctgtgtgtttggAGCACATTCAAACTCAGAGGTCTGTCTCTGTTGTACATACCTCTGTGACAAGCTGCCGTCACACCATCATGACAAGCGAGTTTAATTAAACATTTGAGACAgtttctccatcttttcctgCCCGGTTACAGTAGAACGACAGCCCTCAAAGAAATCAAAGTAGGCCTTTGTGGAGAATTACAGAGAGTGGCGATGTGATCCCATTCAGGGAAATGTGCCAAACCAAACAGCTGTAAGTCATGTTGTGGTGACATTCATAATGATGCAAGACCAAAATCATATTTCAACTACTACAGTCAAGTCATGTATCAATCTTGTCCCTCTATAAAGTTAGAAAACATACACATTTGTGACTGCATTACTGCAATAATTGCATCCAGCCTATAACAGATGTTGCTTTATTGTCACATTAATTGTCACAGAACTATTAATCACAATCTTATTCTGGTGAGAAGAGAACTGCAACCATGATGCAGTTCAATATTTCATTTACAAAGATAGAACAATTCAATCAGTCAGAAAAATAAACGATGGAATAATACaaacataacaacaacaatcaaattTGCGCAGAATGTCCAGGGTCACTGCAAGCAATAATAATATTTCATGACACTGGAAACATTACAGATAGCAATCTGACTCATAattaaagactgaaagcagctcTGGTGTCAGGTTGTAATTGGTGGGTGATTGTATGAATCCCAGTGGAGGATAAATACACTGTCACCATGctaaatgtataaaaatgaaatatgactTTAAAGGGATCATCTGTGTTGAATGAAAATAAGATTACTTCCCCTGTGTTTCTGCTTCCCACCGTCACTCACATAGCGTGTGCTAAATGGCTGCCTGTCCTGTAATCCACATCAGTGGCAGCCCATAATCCCAACCGATCAAAGGTTGAGATTACCAAAGATGTGGGAGGGGCACAGGAGGACGGTGAGGGAGGGTGAGctcagacatgacagtggtgaTGCATGCTAGGCTGGGATTGGTGTACACAAAtagccagccaatcacagcagaggcCAGGGAAAATAACAAGGCAAGGGGAGAGCTGGTGAAAGAGGGAAGAGCGATGAAAAAGCGAGGGAGAAGGTGAAATCACAGCAGCGCAGAGGATAGACCAaacaaggaggagaggaaagatgagAGGAGCAGTGAGCGCTGATCAGTGAGGTctccagagaggaagaggagagaggagaggaaggagatgagcagggagaggagggtgagcAGCCAGCACTGAGAACATCCATCAGCTCAGGCAGCCATGCTCTGAGCCCTGGAGCAGCAGGGCTACGCAGACACTGCACAGGCCCACCATCAGGCCCGTCTCAGCCCAGCCACGAACACCGGGGCAGGGATAAAAGAAGACTCCCATCACATCAGCTGTGCACAAGAACCATGAGGACAGCCAGGAAGGGCAGCGTGGAGATGCCTGCGTTTATGCGGCAGCTGGTGAAAGAGACGGAGAAGAGGGTCAGCTCTTTCTTCAAAGGGGGccgtggaggagcagcagagcgagAGCAGCcaggggagggggagaaggaggaggtcatCCCCAGCCCCTACCTGGACCGACCGGTCCTCGACAAGCTAGCAGAGGAGGGCTGCGCCCGCTGGGGCCTCACATACGCCCTGGGAAGCATGCAGGGCTGGAGGGCCAACATGGAGGACTTCCACAACTGTGTGCCACAGTTGGGTGGAGAGCTGGCTGACTGGAGCTTCTTTGCTGTATTTGATGGTCATGCaggcagcacggtggcacagcacTGCTCCCAGCACCTTCTGGGTCACATCCTGGCCACAGGTGAAAGATATGGAACTGCAAatgcatgaatgaaatgaatataAAAGATCAAAGATGTGgggtgttttcttttcaaagggaaatacaatttattgattaattaatgCACAGCTAGGTTAAAGATATTCTGGTCTTGAAATTGTTTTCTTCCtggagaaggaagagagagatgaaccTTTTCCCTGTTATCAGAGATCAATATCATGACTGATCATTTCTCATTGTATTCTGCAAATATCTATCCTGTTCTAtgtaatgatgtgtttttgatggTTTCCGGATTCAGAAAGCATGAAGGATTCCAGTGTTGTATCTGTTTGTGCACACAGGTGGAATGGGACCAGAGGACGACCCTGAAAAGGTGAAAGGAGCCATCATCGAGGGCTTCCTCCAGACAGACAAGCACCTGCACTCTGTAGCACGTCGAGAAGGCTGGGAGAGGGGTGGTACCACTGTGGTGGCCACTTTCATCTCACCATATTACATCTACTTTGCCAACTGTGGTGACTCAAGAGCCATGCTGTGCCGATCTGGCCAGGTTTGCTTCTCCACTGAGGACCACAAACCTTACAGCCCTCTGGAGAAAGAGCGCATTGAGAGCGCAGGTGGCTCTGTGACCATCCAAAGGATCAACGGCTCCCTGGCAGTGTCCCGCGCTCTGGGAGACTTCAGCTACAAGGGTGCTGAGAACCGGACCCCCAGCCAGCAGATGGTGTCACCAGAGCCAGAGGTGTGCGTGGTGGAGCGCTCACCTGCGGATGAGTTCCTGGTGCTCGCCTGCGATGGGGTTTGGGACACCATCAGCAACGAGGAGCTTTGCGCCTTCATCCACAATCGGTTGCGTGTCTGCACTGACCTGAGAGACGTCTGCACTCAAGTCATTGACCTCTGTCTCTATAAGGTCAGAACCTGCTGCTTGCCAGTGAACAAGAAGAATCTTAATCCCGTTTAATTACTCAGTGATTCAGCATTTCTACACATTCAGTAGTTTAAATTTCAAATCCTTTTAACTGATTATAAACAGAAAACCCAATTTCAGAGTAAAACTGCATTGCGTCATTTTTAATGGGCTGTGGATTTTATGTAATAACATAATCCCTTAAACTGTGGCTGTGTTGAGTTGGTTTGGTTTAATCTGAAGGATGCCAGGGTCGTTCCACTTTTTTATGCCAAAATAGCTCAGCTTTATGAGGGTAACTCAGGGACAGTTTCTGTTTAATTAATAGTACACAAACCTAATCAATTACAATCAGTCCAGATGACTTTCAAAAAACTAGTTACACCTTTTCTTATATCTAACTTTTCTATTCAACAGCTTTGCTCAGACAGACGGGACATAACAAAAATAATGGAACAGGCAGATgaacaaaaactgcattttgctgAGTGTGGAGTTCTACTGGGGGCTGTACTGGATCCTCATGTTTTTCTTGTACATATAAAATGGTCTAAGGACTTGTTGGTATAGTTATTACTTCCTATATGCAGATGACTTGATCATAAAATCATCTTTTAAGTCGATACAGaaaacttgttagcaaacagacaaaagtaTTTATTCCAAGCCATGTTTCTAGCGatccaaagaaagaaagaaagaaagaaagaaagaaagaaagaaagaaagaaagaaagtcctACCGTATTTATTCgacttttagctctgttttggtctccaccgactCCTGACGAAAATGTCTGCCACTGTAGCATGATGTCCAATTTTCGTAACTATCTTGTCACTAATTTTGTCCAACAGGTCGGCTCTGAAAATTACACTAATGAGAGCGGTGAGAATGAACCAAAGCAGCTGAAGTTGAACCAATGACATGAGAGACGCTAAGAGATGCAGCTCTGACTTCTGCTATGAATTTTGTTCAGTCTCATTTAGACTGTGGCTGCTGTTCATGGTAATAGTGTGACAGACCGCCTTAAAATCGAACATCAGAGGTGTCAGAACAGGTTATATGGGATTCTTCCAGGTTCCTATGAGGACTCATTTCAGCCACTCTCACTCTGAGAGTGTCAGACGGTTGAAGGTGGATATTCGAGAACACAGAATTATTCATCACACCACCCTTATACATAAAGAATAATTTCAGACCAGTGGGGGAGAATAATTAGTCCACTACAGCCATCTCCACTCAAATCTTTTCACTATGCAGTAACTAATCTGTAGAATAAGGGAATAGCTTGTCAAGAATTAATAGAATATATTGGGTTTATTGTacattgtgtattttttcagAGTCAAAGAGACACATCcacataaacatgtttatcCAGATATAGATAAACATAGCCCACATGTGTACATGCTAACCTCCGTGCTGCACTCTGTTTGGCCGTTATGTCCATCATATCACTCTGTTATGTAACTGGGCTTCAGCCTGACCTCAAAATGTCACAGCTTCTTCTGCACTCCATGTACACTTTCCTGCTCCGCTGCATCTGTGTGACACTGGTGCACACACCTTGAGGTGAAAATGATCTATTTCTAAAACAGTTCACGCAGGATGAAATAATGTTTGATATGTTGACATTCGTAAGGTCAGCCATTACCACTCACCTCTGCTGATGCCACTTCTTTTCACAGGGCAGCCTGGACAACATCAGCATCATCCTGCTGTGCTTCCCTGGAGCCccccagctgtcagcagaggcATTACACCAGGAGGCCGAGCTGGAGGACCTGCTGGAGTCTAAAGTAGCAGGTGTGCGGATATAGATGATACACAAGGGACACTGTTGGCTGTGTACTGTCATATTAGGCATTCAGAGACCTTGTTTTTGTCCTGGCTTCATGTTGAAATCTTGTTTTCTTGAGGTTACTGGTTTGCAGTCAAAGCACACAGCTGAAACTCTTGCACTTGCCCAGCTCTATGATGGCAAACAGCCATGTATATTCATTAGAGCACCAAATAtgtattaatctgcagctgaaaacagtgcCCAATGTGTTTGACCCATTCATTGGCTTGGAGCTGAAATCACTGAGAGATGAACTAACGTATTGTAAGAATATGCCTCCAGGATTATTCTGTAAGATGTTTATAAAACTCGAGAGAATTGCCATAAACtttccaaatgtgtttttatgtttgtttctaTGTTTTTGCTTGAATGTCTGGCAGAGATCTATGATGAGCTGTGTGCTCACGGGGAGGATCCTGacctgctctctgtcctcacagtcCTGGCATCCACTGTCATCCCTGGATTACCACCAGGTGGAGGCATACAGAGCAAGTAAGAGACACGACATGACTGTTcatgcctatgtgtgtgtgcatctgtacCCTGTTTTGAGAAGTGACCCCaatgtttcttgtgtgtgttacagaagGAACTGCATTATTTCAGCTTACTATCAACAAAGAGAGACGCACAAGCCCACACTGCCAAATGTGAGAACAAATTACACATTTGTCCCATTCTAACCATTAGATGACATGATATTCCTTcactatatacagtatattcaccATTATCTTCATTACCTGCAGGGCCTCGGAGGCTCCTGAGAAGTCCAGCTGGGTTTTGTCTCCAAGGATCCATGGAGGGGCTGTAATTAATGTCAATATTAAAACTGTTCTTCATGTGTGCAATTTGACAAAAGGGAGATGATTAACAGACAGGgatgtttgtttacatcatgCCAGCAAGCAGCATCTTGTCTAACaaatacaatgtaaaaataGATCTAATAAAGCCTGATACACTTTATATTTCTACAAGAAGGAAATTTTGTAAAACTTACTCAGAGACACTGATCCAGCAACAAACTTCTGCCTCATATTCAGTAAACAGATGATACAGACATTAATTTCAAATGATATAATGAACAACAACCAACTGTGAAATTGTACATATACATTGAATAAAATAAGGGACTGAGTAGATGTAGGGTTATATTTTGAAGATGATGTTTTAAGAGTagatataataaataatattaataacgATGAAAGTTTTTGCCTTTCCTATGTAGGAAGGAAAGATGAAACATTGTCAGGGCTAAAGCCAAAAGCTCCATATGTTTCAACAGGGAGTGCTAACAGCGCCAACAGCTGGCCAGCTGATGGGAATGCACAAATATATCGTTTCCCCTCGT
This region of Chaetodon trifascialis isolate fChaTrf1 chromosome 16, fChaTrf1.hap1, whole genome shotgun sequence genomic DNA includes:
- the rtn2b gene encoding reticulon-2b, which codes for MATKLVDLVYWRNVRRTGVVFTGLVIGLASVFQLSAITVLSHVCLGAMCVTFPLRLYYKLLEVLRWNPGVHPFQSYLDNDSTLTDKETVMLVEEVVLLIAFAVTEIKRLIFIDSVIDSIKFVVLLYLLTYVGLETNGLTLVITAVIAVFSIPLLYKKQQVRIRRIVRAVRAFVKKVRNLCLSLYDSVRPSSASEPAPKPAVAAALKQKAKSK
- the ppm1nb gene encoding protein phosphatase, Mg2+/Mn2+ dependent, 1Nb (putative) produces the protein MRTARKGSVEMPAFMRQLVKETEKRVSSFFKGGRGGAAEREQPGEGEKEEVIPSPYLDRPVLDKLAEEGCARWGLTYALGSMQGWRANMEDFHNCVPQLGGELADWSFFAVFDGHAGSTVAQHCSQHLLGHILATGGMGPEDDPEKVKGAIIEGFLQTDKHLHSVARREGWERGGTTVVATFISPYYIYFANCGDSRAMLCRSGQVCFSTEDHKPYSPLEKERIESAGGSVTIQRINGSLAVSRALGDFSYKGAENRTPSQQMVSPEPEVCVVERSPADEFLVLACDGVWDTISNEELCAFIHNRLRVCTDLRDVCTQVIDLCLYKGSLDNISIILLCFPGAPQLSAEALHQEAELEDLLESKVAEIYDELCAHGEDPDLLSVLTVLASTVIPGLPPGGGIQSKRNCIISAYYQQRETHKPTLPNGLGGS